One Aquisediminimonas profunda genomic region harbors:
- a CDS encoding cytochrome b, producing the protein MAILALLLLRVLWRLTHRPPTLHVGMPRLLRLLARATQVGLYGLLLALPLSGWVMSSAVPKRHPIGLAGVIEVPFLPIGPDMGLARCGHSAHVTMAWLMIALLSLHIAGALKHHFYNRDGVLRSILLRRAADR; encoded by the coding sequence ATGGCGATATTGGCGCTGTTGCTGCTGCGCGTCCTGTGGCGGCTGACGCATCGTCCGCCCACGCTGCATGTTGGCATGCCTCGCCTGTTGCGCCTGCTGGCCCGTGCCACGCAGGTGGGGCTCTATGGCCTGCTGCTGGCGCTGCCCCTGTCGGGCTGGGTGATGAGTTCGGCGGTCCCCAAGCGGCATCCGATCGGCCTTGCGGGCGTGATCGAGGTGCCGTTTTTGCCCATCGGGCCGGATATGGGTTTGGCAAGGTGCGGCCATTCGGCTCATGTGACGATGGCATGGCTGATGATCGCTCTATTGTCGCTGCATATCGCTGGCGCGCTGAAACATCATTTTTACAACCGCGACGGCG